The genome window TCGTCGATGAGCAGCACGATCAGGTACACCTCGGGGTGGTTCACGGCGACCGACTGCGCGATGCTCTGGAGCAGCATCGTCTTGCCGGTCCGCGGCGGCGCGACGATCAGGCCGCGCTGGCCCTTGCCGATCGGCGTCATGAGATCCATGACGCGGCCCGAGAGGTTGTCCGGCTGCGTTTCGAGCTTGCACTGCTCCTGCGGATAGAGCGGCGTCAGGTTCTCGAAGAACAGCTTGTCGCGCGCCTGGTCCGGCGGCTCGAAATTGACCGCCTCCACCTTGATGAGGGCGAAGTAGCGCTCCCCTTCCTTCGGCGGCCGGATCTGTCCGGAGACGGTGTCGCCGGTCTGCAGATCGAACTTGCGAATCTGGGAGGGAGAAACGTAGATATCGTCGGGGCCGGGCAGGTAGTTGTAGTCGGGCGCCCGCAGGAATCCGAATCCGTCGGGCAGCACTTCGAGCACGCCCTCCGAGAAGATGTATCCGCTCTGCTCGGTCTGTGCCTTCAGGATCTGGAAGATCAGTTCCTGCTTGCGCATCCCGGTCGCGCCGGCGACGTTGAGGTCCTTGGCGATCTGGGTGAGCTTCTGGATGCTCATGTCCTTCAGTTCGCCAATATTGAGTCCCTCACCAGGGCGCCGTGGCTGCGCCTTGGCAGGGTCCTGGGGTTCGACCGCCGGGGACTCAGCCGGCACCGTCTGGCCGTTGGACCCGCGCGCCGACATGGGTTGGCGCTTGTTGTTGCTTGGCATAATGTCTGTGGCTCTACTGAAAATTCAGGTAGGTTTGTAAAACTGGAAACTGGGGCGGATGGCCCCCCGTGGGCCGCCGATGACAGGAGGAGGCTTCGGTCCTTTTAGTATAGGAGGCCGGTTCGGCTCTGTCAACCCACGCGCTCTGGACGTCATCTCAATAGTCGCTCGGACGCTCACCGATGCCGACGATGCTGCACGCGACGACCGGCTCGATGTCGAGCGCCCGCGCTCGCGCCACCACCTCGACGCCGTCCGCTCCCGGGTTGAACCACACCTCGTGGATGCCCTTGGCGGCCATCTCGTCGAGCAACGTCAGGCCGACCGACGGTGAGACGTAGAAGGTCGCCATGTCGATCGCGCCCGGGACGTCCAAGACCGAGGCGTAGGTCTTCAGTCCCTCGACCTCTGGTTCCTTCGGGTTGATGGGCACGACCACGTATCCGCGGTTCAGGAAGGCACGCACCGCCTTGTTGCCGAACTTCCGCCGGTCCGACGACGCCCCGACCACCGCGACGGTCTTTGGCATCCTGTCAGTATAGCCCGTCTCCCCGACCGCCCTACTCGTCCGGCGGGAAGATCTTGCCCGGGTTCAGGATGCCGTGCGGGTCGAACGCCCGCTTCACACGCTTCATGAGCATGATCGACTCGCGCGAGAGTTCGATCCCGAGAAACGGCGACTTGGTGAAGCCGATCCCGTGCTCGCCGCTGATCGACCCCTCGCGGGCGACCACGCCCTCGAAGAGCCGGCGCTGCGCCCTCAGCGCACGAGCCACGGCAGCCTGATCGTCTCCATCCACCATGATGTTCACGTGGATGTTGCCGTCACCGGCATGACCGAAGCACGGGATCGTCAGGTCGAACTCGCGGCGCAGCTCGCCGATCAGCTGAAACAGATCGGGTACCCGGCCCCTCGGCACGACGACGTCCTGGTTGATCTTCATCGTGGCGATGGTCTTGAGGGCCGGCGACAGCTCACGCCTGACGCGCCACAAGTGCTGCCGCTCGTCCTCGCTGGCCGCGCGAAGCACTTCGGTCGCCCCCGCCTCACGGCACGCGGCGGCGACCAGGCGGCTCTCCTCAGCGACCGATTCCGCCATCCCGTCCACTTCGAGCAAAAGGAGGGCACCGGTGCCTGGCGGCGCGAGCGACTCGCCGAGGTAGCGCGCGACGGCCACCAGGCATTCCCCGTCCACCAGTTCGAGCGTCGCGGGGACGACGCGTCGCTGGATCAGATCGTCGACCGCCCCGACCGCCGCCTCGATCGTGTCGAACGTCGCACGCAGCGTGGCGTGTGCCGGCGGCTTGGGTATCAGGCGGAGGACGGCCTGGGTGATGATTGCCAGCGTTCCTTCCGACCCGACGAGCAACTGCGTCAGGTCGTAGCCGACGACGTTCTTGACCGCCTTCGATCCCGTTCTGATGACCTGGCCCGTTGGCAGCACCGCTTCGAGCGCGAGGACGTACCGCTTGGTCGTGCCGTACTTGAAGGCGCGCGGCCCGCCCGCGCACTCGGCGATGTTGCCGCCTATGACGGACTCGTCGAGGCTCGCGGGGTCCGGTGGATAGAAGAGCCCCACCTTCTCCACCTCGGCCTGCAGCCGGCCGGTGATGACGTTGGGCTCGGTCACGACGAGCAGATTGGGCTCGTCGATTTCGAGGATACGATCGAACCGCTCCATCGACAGCAGCACGCCGCCGCGCAGCGGGACGGCGCCGCCGCTGTACCCCGTCCCGCCCCCGCGCACGTAGAGTGGCACGCGACGGGTGTCGCAGGCTTCCGCAATCGCGGCCACCTCGCTGGTCGAGCCCGGCAGGACGACGACGTCGGGCGGATGGATCCGCTTCAGTCCGTCCTGTCCGTACTCGGTGAGCGCCGCCTCGTCGGTTCGGACGAACGCGGCACCCACGATCGGCTCGATTTCGCTGATGAAGGTTGATGGGAGCATCTGTCGAGTTACAGCCAGTCCCGAACGACGGTCTTCTGGCCGATCGTCATCGCCTTGGGCGTCGTCTCATCGAGTGCCCAGCGGATCCGCCTGACGCCCTCGATGGCGTCGGCCGTGGTTCCCGCGTAACTCAGGCGGAGGTAGCCTTCCATGCCGAAGTCCCTGCCCGGAATCGTCACGACCCGGGCCTTCGACAGGAGGAACATCGCGAGCTCGAACGAGTCCTTCGCGATTCCGGGCTTGAAGCAGGCACTGAAATCCGGCAGGCAGTAGAACGTGCCGCTCGGCTTGATGACCGTGACGCCAGGCACCTTGGCCAACTCGTCGACAATGACGTCGCGGTTGTGCTGCATGCACTTCCGGAGTTCTTCGACCTCATCCTGCGGTCCGAGGATCGCCCCTTCGGCCGCAAGCTGGCACAGGCTCGACGTGCACGACGTCGTCTGCGACTGCAGCGTGCACATCGCGGTGATGATCTCTCGATTCGCAATCGCCCAACCGATCCGGAACCCGGTCATGCCGTAGGTCTTGGCAATTCCGTTGATGACAATGAGATGGCTCGAGTCCGCGTCTCGCGTCGTGAACTCGTAGCAGGACGGCGCCGCGACGCCATCGAAGACGAGCTTGTGGTAGATGTCGTCCATGATGGCGTGGATGCCGCGATCCTCACAGAACCGGACGAGCCCGCCGACGAGTTCACGCGAGAACACCATCCCCGACGGATTGTTCGGGCTGTTGACGATGATGGCGCGCGTGCGGGGAGTGACCGCACGTTCGATGTCCGCGAGGGACGGTTCGAGCGTTCCGGCCTTCGGCGTGACGACCACCGGAACGGCGCGGCACATCTTCACCATTTCCGGGTAACTGACCCAGTAGGGCGCCAGCAGGATCACCTCGTCGCCCGCATCCAGAATCGACCAGAGCGCGTTGAAGATCGCCTGCTTGGCGCCGGAACACACGATGATGTTGCGCGGGGCCACCGTGCGACCGTAGTTCACCTCGGTGTACTGAACGACGGCCTTCTTGAACGAGGGAATGCCGCTGGTCGGCGTGTATTTGATCTTCCCGGCCGCGAGCGCTGCCGAGGCCTTGTCGATGGCCGACTGAGGCGCCGCATTCTGCGGCTCGCCGATGCCGAGGTGGACGACCGACTCGCCCTGCTCCCGCAGCACCCGCGCCTGTTCGTTCAGCGCCATCGTCGGCGACTCGGCAATCCCACGCGCGAACTGGCTGACACCCATGACATCCTCCAGAATGGCGGGCCATCAGGTCCGCCCGGTTGCGGGGGCGCGCAGCGTCCCTACCGTTGGCTGCGCATCCGGGCCTCGATCGCTTCCGGCACCAGACCCGTGATCGGGCCGCCGAGGGCAAAGACCTCTCGGATCAGCCGTGAACTGATATACGTGTACGACTCGGCCGGCATCATGAAGACGGTTTCCAGGTCTGGCACCAGCCGGCGGTTCATGAGCGCCATCTGGAACTCGTACTCGAAGTCCGAGATCGCTCGCAGCCCGCGAACGATGACATGCGCACCCCGGTCGCGCGCGAAGTCGACGAGCAGGCCGCCGAAGCTGTCCACCGTCACCTTCGGTTCGTCCTTGAACACTTCGCGCGCCATCTCCATCCGCTCCTGCACCGTGAAGAGCGGGTTCTTCTCGCTGTTGTGCAGGATGCCGATGATGATTCGATCGAAGATGCGGACGCCGCGAAGAATGATGTCGACGTGGCCGTTGGTGAGGGGATCGAACGAACCTGGGTAGATGGCGAGACGTGCCGTGCCGGACATCTCAGTCGTCTTGCCCGTCTTCGTCTGCTTCATGGTCAACTCGGTGTCCGTCCGTGCCGGCTGGGAGCCGCTCCGCATCGTCGTGCCGGTAGAACGACAGAGCACTGTCGCCGGAGCGCACGGCCCGGACACATGTCAGGTCTCCGGCATGAACGGGGACTGTTCGACGCCGGGCGTGTTCGAGCACGAGCCATCCGTCTGGCGCCAGCCACCGGGCCGCGCGGGCCAGCAGGCACTCGACGTCCGGCGCTGCGTACGGCGGGTCGAGCAGGATCAGCCCGAATCGTCGCGAGCCCGCAGGCTCGTTCACCCGGCCAAGATCCGCGCGAATGATAGCATAGCCGTCCGACACTCCGCACCGCGCCAGATTCGCCGCGATGAGCGAGGCGGCGCGAGGGTCGCTCTCGACGAACACCACTTCGGACGCGCCTCGGCTGAGCGCCTCGATGCCGAGCGCCCCGGTTCCCGCACAGCCATCGAGCACGAGCGCACCGTCGACACGTGCCGCCAGGATGTTGAACAGCGTCTCGCGCAGCCGGTCCGACGTCGGGCGCAACCCCTCCCATTCGGGCGAGTCAATCCTCCGCCCCTTCAACGACCCGGCGATGATCCGCAGCGACACGTGGATGCCTTCCTTCTCGCTCAGAGGGTGCGGAGACGGCAGAGAGTCAAGCCACCTCTGCGTCATCCGGACTTCCCGACGGCACTCGGCGCACGCGGCCGGTGCTCCTCGCTCAGCACCGAGTCCCGAGGGCACGAATGCGTCGCCGTATCGGTGCATCGAAGGACTGAGCAGCCGATGCTATCCGACGTGCATGAGGCCGAACTGCCGGGGCCACCGGTCGCGGATGAACGTTCGGAGCGCCTCGTCGGCAGCCCCTCCGCCCGTCATCCAGGATGAGGCATCGCGCGCGGCCTGCTCCATCAGGTCTCGGTCTCGATCGAGATTCCCGACGCGCAGCGCAGGCATGCCCGCCTGCCGCGTGCCGGCGACGTCGCCGCTGCCGCGGAGCGCCAGGTCCTTCTCCGCGATGACGAATCCATCGTTCGTGTTCGCGATCGTCTCCAGACGAGCCTCGGCCTCTTCCGACAGCGGCTGCTGGTAGATCAACACGCAATACGCCTGCTGCCCGCCCCGGCCGACCCGTCCCCGTAGCTGGTGGAGTTGCGACAATCCAAACCGTTCGGCATGTTCGACGACCATCACGGTTGCATTCGGCACATCGATGCCGACCTCGATCACGGTGGTCGCCACGAGCAGGTCGATCTCCCCAGCCGCGAAGTGCCGCATCACCGCATCCTTGGCCACCGGCGTGAGCCGGCCGTGCAGCAACCCGAGTCGGTAGCCGCGAAAGACGTCCTGCGCAAGGTGGTCGGCCATCACGGTCGCCGCGCGCAGGTCGACCTTCTCGGACTCCTCGACGAGCGGATAGACGATGCACGCCTGGCGGCCGGCGTCCATCTCCTGTTTGAGGAAGGCGTAGACCTCCTCGCGGCGGGCCTCCGGCCGGACGGTGGTCCTGACCGGCACGCGCCCGGGCGGCAGTCCCCGGATCACCGAGACATCGAGGCCGCCGTACACAGTCAGCTGCAGCGTGCGCGGAATGGGCGTGGCCGTCATCACGAGAACGTCAGGCCGCAGGCCCTTCTCCTGCAGGCGCGCACGCTGGATGACACCAAAGCGGTGCTGCTCGTCGATGATGACGAGCCCCAGACGATGGAACGACACCGCTTCTTCGATGAGCGCGTGCGTGCCGACGAGCAGGTGTACGGCGCCGGTTGCCACGTCGTGAAACAGATCCCGCCGGCGTGCGGCCGGCGTACTCCCTGTGAGCAGAGCCACCTTGAAGCGCGTGGCCGACAGCAGCGCGGCAATCGTGTGGCAATGCTGCTCCGCCAGGATCTCCGTCGGCGCCATCACGGCCACCTGCGCGCCGTTCTCGATCGCCACCAGCCCGGCCACGAGCGCGACAATCGTCTTTCCCGATCCGACGTCTCCCTGCAACAGCCTGTTCATCTGCCGGGGCCGCTGCATGTCGTCCACGATCTCCTTCAACGCACGGCGCTGCCCCTCGGTCAGCCGGAACGGCAGGATGCCACGCGCGCTCGCACGAACGCGATCGTCCACCACCGGAACGAAGGCTTTCGGCTCGCGGTCCGCGTCGCGCCGTCGCTCGAGCATCCCACACTGGAACAGGAAGAACTCCTCGAGAATCAGTCGGCGGTGCGCTGGCGACCGAAACGCATTCAGTTCCGCCATCGGGACGTCCGCCGACGGGAAATGCACGTCGGTCAGGGCCGACCGGCGATCCGGCAGGTCGTGGCGGGCGCGGATCTCGGCCGGGAGGAGGTCCGTCACGGCCGCTGGCAACGCCCGCACGATGTCGTGCACCAGCGCCCGCTGCATGCGGCCCGTCACGGGCCCGGTCTTCTCGTAGATCGGCACGATCCGCTGGGCGTGGATCGTCTCGCCGTCCTCGACGTCGAGGATCTCCACCTCGGGGCTTCGCAGTTGCACCACGCCTCGGTAGCGGACGGCGACGCCGTGCAGGACGACGTGCTGATGTGCGTGCAGGGTGTTCTGGCGGAATGGCTGGTTGGGCCAGACCACCAACAGCGTTCCGGACTCGTCGCGGAGGAGCGCTTCGAATATCTTGAATCCGCGGCGGCCCGTCCACCGCAGCCGACAATTGAGCAGCTCCCCCGCTACCGTCACGCGCTGGCCCTCGACCACCCCCGCAACCGGCTGAAATGTGCTCCGGTCCTCGTACCGAAACGGGAGACGCAACAGCAGATCCTCGACCGTCTCCAGCCCTGCACGGCGCAGGGCCTGTTCGCGCCGGGGGCCGATGCCCTTGAAGTGGCTCAGGGGGGTGTCGAAGAAGTCGGGGTCGGTCACGGCGTTACTGCACGACCACCGCTTCGCCGCGCCGCACGTCGATCTGCCGGATTCGTGCGGGCAGCGGGTAGGGATCGTCGATGTTCAGGCCGCGTGGGTTGTCGGCCGTCCGGGAGTAGAAACTCACCAGCTCCTGCACCACCATCTTGGGAATCGGCACGCCGCCAAGCCGCGCCGACTCGAGGTCGAACCGCGCATATCCGCCTGCCGCGTCGAGCGTGCCGCTGACAGCCACGGGGACGCGGCCGCCGAGATAGTTCAGGGGGTCGAGCCAACCGCGGGATTTCCGCTGGTCACGGACGGCGTCGAGATCGACGACCGCCGTCCCTTCGAGGCGGCCGCTGCCCACAATCGTCACGTGTGGATCGGCGACGCCACGTGGGATGGCATCGCGACCGTCAAACGCGAAATAGGCGTTGACCTCCCGCTCGGTCAGACGAGTGCTCAGTGGCGATGCGGTCGGCAGAGCCGCGTTGCGGGTGATCGCGTCGACCTTCGCGCGGAGCCGGACTGCGTCTTCCCGGCTGGCAGCCGGACCTTGCGCGTCGAGGACGAGCGAAAGTGCCGCGACCGCGACGAGCAGACCCCACGGCAGCCGCCGGCCGTTGATGTTGTGCAGCATGGTGACTCGAATCCCGCCTGAAACCCGCAGGATTCGAGTGTAGCACGAGGCGCGCGCGGTCGATTATCGGGACGGTGACTCTGGCCGCGCCGCGCCGGCGGCCGCCCGACGGGCGCGCAGCAGGAGATCGATCTTCTTGCGCTCGACGGTCTCCTCGAAGATCCGGAAGCGTGCCTGCTGGGCGGGCTCGAGCACCTCGTCCACCGCGTCGTAGGCCCTGTGAAGTTCCTCGGCCGACCGCGCGTCGAGGTCGCGCAGTGCCTTCAGTCTCTCGCGTGTCTGCGCTTCGTCGAACTGCGGCGCCCGGAGCAACTGCCCGAGCGACGCGACCAGCTGACGCCGTGCCCGGAGGTTTCGCCGTCGTGTTTCCTGCAGCGCCTTGAGCCTGGTCAGGAAGTTCGGGAACTGCGCTTCGGTCAGCCTGAGCGTTTCCTGAGCCTGCAAGAGGGTGTAGGAGTCGAACAGGATTTCGAGGTCCTGCGGAGACAGCACGTCCCTGTTCGCCCTGCCGCCCGCTTCCGGAGGAGTGTTCTGGGCCTGGCCGGCGATCACCATTCCCGCGCTGCCCAGCGTCAGCGCCAGCACACAACCGAGCGTCCACCCGATGGTTCGTTTCATGGTCATGACTCCGTGGTCCAGGAGCCGGTGCGCTACGGCCGGAGTTCGGCACGCAACAGCCGGTCGAGTTCCACGCGTTCCTGTTCCGACAGCTGCCACACCGCGGTGTCGGCGCTTCCGGGCGAGAGCGCAGCGCCGCTCTCGCTCACCGCCTCCAGATCGAATCCATCAGCCAGGTGTGTCAACGCGAGCCACTGCCCTTCGGCGGCCGCATCGGCCTCGGCCTGATCAGCACCGGCCATGGCTCCCGAAAGGGCGGGCGCGGGGACGACGGCCGTCTGCGCCCTGACGGGACTGCGCGGCATCGTCAGCGCGGCCACGAGCACCAGCGCAGAGACCCCGGCCGCCAGCGGCACCCAGATCCGCCACGCACCAGTCGGCGACCACCGGGTGACCGCCGGTCGTCCAGCCTCCCCCACGGCCCCAGAGACGCGGGCGGAGAAGTGCTCCCAGAACAACGGCGATGGCTCGAGGACATCGACCTGCCGCACGTCGGCGAGCAGCGACCGCATCGCCGCGATGTCGCGGCCGCACGACTCGCATTCCGCGAGGTGTGGATGCCGCGGCGGATCCGCCTGCTCAATGAGCGCCATCCGCTCGTCCGGGGTCAAATGCTTCATAAGGGCTCGCCCGCGAGCAATCGCCGGAGGTTGTTCAGGGCGTGAAAGAAATTCGCCTTGACCGCGCCCACCGAGATGCCCATTATCCTGGCAATCTCCAGGTGAGGCAGATCCTGGTATACGCGCAGGATCAGCGTCGCTCGTTGCCTGGGCGGCAGCCGCGCGACGGCGGCCCGCACCAAACCCGCCCGTTCTGCACTGAGCAACTGGCTCACCGCGTCGGGGTCGTGCGCCGGCAGCGGCTGCTGATCGTCGATCGACTCGGTCCTCAGGGCTCTGGCGCTGACCTTGTTCAGGCAGACGTTCACGGCGATGCGGTACAGCCAGGTCTTGACCGACGAGTCGCCCTTGAACCGTCCGAGGGCGCGGTACGCGCGCACGAACACGTCCTGCGCAAGATCGGTTGCGTCCTCGTGATTTCCGACGAACCGGTAGCACACCAAGTACACGGCGCGCCGGTGACGCACCACCAGCACGTCGAAGGCCTCGGATCGGCCGCCGAGACACTCGCGGACGAGTTCACGCTCATCCGCGTTGTCCAGGTCGGGCACGCGGGGAACGTCCGACGCGGCCTTCGGGTCGTGTGGCGCCACCCTGATCGTCCACTCGGGCCACGTAAGGCCCGCCGAGGTGCTGCTCATCGCAATCGCACTCCACTCTCGACGGGTTAGACCCGCGGTGGCGGTGCGAGGTTTACAGCACGCTATCACAATCGCCGAGCCGCTTGACTTTCGCCTTTCCTTTGCATAGAGTCTACCCGACTGGTGCAAGTACAGGCATCAGCTGCGCGAAGCCCGGCAAGCAGGAGGAGGATTGCGTGTTGCCCTTGACCAAGCGCCAGCGGGAAATCCTCGATTTTCTCAACGAGTTCATCCAGCAGCACGGCTACGCGCCGAGCCTCGAAGAGGTCGGCCGTCGCTTCGGCCTGTCTTCGCTCGCGACGGTGCACAAGCACCTCACGAACCTGCAGGAGAAAGGCTTCATCAAGCGCGCGTGGAATCGCAGCCGGTCGGTCGAACTCGTGCAGACGCGGCCCGGGGGCCGCGCTGTCGAGTTGCCGCTGCTCGGTTTCGTTGCAGCGGGCGCTCCCATCGAAGCCATCGCCACCGCCGAGTCGATTGCCGTTCCGGAGGATCTCGTCGGCAAGCGCGACACGTACGTGCTGCGCGTCCGCGGCGAGTCCATGATCGATGAGCAGATCCGCGACGGTGACTTCGTCATCGTCGAGGATCGGAAGACGGCCGAGAACGGCGAGATGGTGATTGCCCTGCTCGGCAGTTCCGACGTCACGCTCAAGAAGTTCTACCGCGAGAACGGCCACGTGCGCCTGCAGCCGGCGAATCCGGCCATGCAGCCAATCCTGATCCCGGCAGACCAGATCCAGGTGCAGGGCGTGGTCATCGGCGTGATGCGCAAGTACTGACGGATTGCTGCGACACGCCTTTCGAACGGATCACGAGGAACGGTCGTTCCAGTGCTATCGTGGTACGCCATGGAAGACGCCAAAGCCATCAACTTCACCATCGTGCCGGCCGATCCCGAATCGTGCGCGCGGGTCTACGCCAACTTCTGCGCCATCGCACACACGCCGTTCGACCTCACTCTCACGTTCTGCGAGGTGCTCCCGCTCTCCGAGAAGAACCTGCGCGAGGCGGAGTCCGAGCACGTGGTCCGAGCGCCGGTCCGTGCGAACGTCGTCATCCCGATTCCGATGTTGCCGAACCTGATTTCGGCGCTGCAGGAGCACATGCGCGTGTTCGGCGATCAGACCCCGCAGCCGGGCTGGAACAAGAACCCGGTGCACTGACCATGAAGACGACCGGCGACGCGCGTCGCATCTTTGCGAAGCTCGAACGGCAGCATCCGAATGCCGACACCGAGTTGCGCTACGCCAACGCGTTCGAATTGCTGGTGGCGACGATCCTCTCGGCGCAGACCACCGATGTGGGAGTGAACGAGGTCACGCCAACGCTGTTCGCCCGCTTCCCGGATGCGAGGGCGCTGGCGGCGGCTGACATCGCAGAACTCGAGAAGGCCGTCCAAAAGACGGGGTTCTTCCGGCAGAAGGCGCGCGCCATCGCCGGAATGGCCGCCGCACTGGTGTCCAAGCATGACGGCAAGGTGCCAGCAAGCATGGAGGCGCTGGTCGAGCTTCCCGGCGTCGGACGGAAGACGGCCAATGTCGTCCTCGGCCACGCGCTCGGCGTGCCAGGCTTGCCCGTCGATCGACACGTACTGCGGGTGTCCGGTCGGATCGGGCTGGTCGAGTCCGAGGATCCGGAAGTAGTCGAGCAGCAGTTGTGTCGGCTGCTCCCCCCGGCACGCTGGACGCTGACGTCGGACACGCTCATCCTCCACGGGCGCCGCGTCTGCAAGCCAAAGCCACTCTGCGACCGCTGCGTGGTCCGCGACGAGTGTACGTTCTACCGGAGCGGCGGTCTGATGGCCGCCGGGCGTGCCAGACCCGCCCGCAGCGCGGCCGGCCCCGTCAAGAAGAGGAAATGACGCGCGAACGCTTCCGCGAACTCGTGGCCGAGGCCCTCGACACGATCCCACGGCGCTTTCGCGAGCGGCTCCGGAACGTTGCGGTGGTCGTCGAGGACGAGCCATCGCCCGCGCTGCTGGCTGAAATGGAAATCGATCCGCCCGACACACTGTTCGGCCTCTACCAGGGCACGCCGCTCACCGAACGCGGATGGGACTACGGCAACACGCTGCCCGACCGCATCACCATCTACCAGGGACCAATCGAGGACGTCTCGGAGACCGACGACGAGGTAGTGACCGAAATCGGCGAGACGGTGATCCACGAGGTCGGCCACTTCTTTGGTCTCAGCGAAGAGGAGATCGAAGACATCGAGGAACGATACTGGCAGCGGAGAACCGGCCGGGGTGGTCGGGATGTGGAGCCGGAGGATTCCGACGAGGTATGACCCACGCCCGCAAGCGTTTCGGTCAGCACTTTCTCGAGGCGGGATGGGCCGAGCGTGTCGTCGCCGCCATCGCCCCGTCCCCCCTCGATACGCTCATCGAGATCGGTCCGGGCCGGGGTGCCCTGACGTTCGCGCTCGCCAGGCGCGCGCGCCGCGTCATCGCCATCGAGATCGATCGCGACCTGGCGCCGAGGCTCGCCGAGAGGACGCCACCCAACGTCGAGATCGTGAACGCCGATGTCCTCGACACGGATCTCTCGGGCTACGTGTCCGACGGGGAGGTCGTGCGTGTCGTGGGCAACCTTCCGTACAACGTCGCCACCCCGATCCTGTTCAAGTTGCTGGTCGAGGCCGACGAGGGGCGCCGGATCCGTGACGCCACCGTCATGGTGCAACTCGAGGTCGCGGACCGACTCGCGGCGGAACCGGGGTCGAAGGCGTGGGGCGTGCTCTCGATCTGCCAGCAGCTCCGGGCACACATCGAGCGGCTTCTCGTGCTTCCGCCGAACGCGTTTCGCCCTGCGCCGAAGGTCCATTCCGCGATCGTGCGGCTGGCGTATCGCCCCTCGGCAGCCGCCCTGCTGCCGGGCGCCCCGATCGAGGCAATGGCCCGAAGCCTGTTCACCAAACGCCGTAAGGTGCTGAGCAACGCGCTGGCGCCATTTGCAGGCGACCGCGGCATCGACCCGGACGACATCCTGGCGCGCGCGGGCCTCGACCCGCGTCGGCGGCCGGAAACGCTCGATCTGGTGGAACTGGCGCGGCTTGCCGGCCTATTTGTCTCAGCCGGATCGGCTTCAGCCTAACCCTCATTTGTGCTATAGTTTCGCCAGCCTACCATTCGTCCGCGGCCCTCCCAGCGGCCACGGGTGCAGGGTCTCGCGTGGCGCCCGCCATCCACCCTGCCACGCAAGTGGATGCCGCCCTCCAGGTGGGGTGCGGTTGTATCCGGAGGTGGCCGCTCGGGCGCGGCCGCACAGAGCTGGGACCATTCCACGGAGATCGAACCGCAGGGGTTGGCTGCGTCGTCGCACGGCGTTTCAAGGGCCGGTGCACGGTCGGAAATCTGTTCCC of Vicinamibacterales bacterium contains these proteins:
- the rho gene encoding transcription termination factor Rho, producing the protein MPSNNKRQPMSARGSNGQTVPAESPAVEPQDPAKAQPRRPGEGLNIGELKDMSIQKLTQIAKDLNVAGATGMRKQELIFQILKAQTEQSGYIFSEGVLEVLPDGFGFLRAPDYNYLPGPDDIYVSPSQIRKFDLQTGDTVSGQIRPPKEGERYFALIKVEAVNFEPPDQARDKLFFENLTPLYPQEQCKLETQPDNLSGRVMDLMTPIGKGQRGLIVAPPRTGKTMLLQSIAQSVAVNHPEVYLIVLLIDERPEEVTDMQRSVDGEVISSTFDEPAQRHVQVAEMVIEKAKRLVEHKKDVLILLDSITRLARAYNTVIPPSGKVLSGGLDSNALQKPKRFFGAARNIEEGGSLTIIATALVDTGSRMDDVIFEEFKGTGNMEIHLDRKLVDKRVFPAIDIQKSGTRKEELLIAREDLNRVWVLRKVLTPLSPVEAMELLLDKMGKTKSNAEFLAAMQKMG
- a CDS encoding CoA-binding protein → MPKTVAVVGASSDRRKFGNKAVRAFLNRGYVVVPINPKEPEVEGLKTYASVLDVPGAIDMATFYVSPSVGLTLLDEMAAKGIHEVWFNPGADGVEVVARARALDIEPVVACSIVGIGERPSDY
- a CDS encoding FAD-linked oxidase C-terminal domain-containing protein, translating into MLPSTFISEIEPIVGAAFVRTDEAALTEYGQDGLKRIHPPDVVVLPGSTSEVAAIAEACDTRRVPLYVRGGGTGYSGGAVPLRGGVLLSMERFDRILEIDEPNLLVVTEPNVITGRLQAEVEKVGLFYPPDPASLDESVIGGNIAECAGGPRAFKYGTTKRYVLALEAVLPTGQVIRTGSKAVKNVVGYDLTQLLVGSEGTLAIITQAVLRLIPKPPAHATLRATFDTIEAAVGAVDDLIQRRVVPATLELVDGECLVAVARYLGESLAPPGTGALLLLEVDGMAESVAEESRLVAAACREAGATEVLRAASEDERQHLWRVRRELSPALKTIATMKINQDVVVPRGRVPDLFQLIGELRREFDLTIPCFGHAGDGNIHVNIMVDGDDQAAVARALRAQRRLFEGVVAREGSISGEHGIGFTKSPFLGIELSRESIMLMKRVKRAFDPHGILNPGKIFPPDE
- a CDS encoding pyridoxal phosphate-dependent aminotransferase, translating into MGVSQFARGIAESPTMALNEQARVLREQGESVVHLGIGEPQNAAPQSAIDKASAALAAGKIKYTPTSGIPSFKKAVVQYTEVNYGRTVAPRNIIVCSGAKQAIFNALWSILDAGDEVILLAPYWVSYPEMVKMCRAVPVVVTPKAGTLEPSLADIERAVTPRTRAIIVNSPNNPSGMVFSRELVGGLVRFCEDRGIHAIMDDIYHKLVFDGVAAPSCYEFTTRDADSSHLIVINGIAKTYGMTGFRIGWAIANREIITAMCTLQSQTTSCTSSLCQLAAEGAILGPQDEVEELRKCMQHNRDVIVDELAKVPGVTVIKPSGTFYCLPDFSACFKPGIAKDSFELAMFLLSKARVVTIPGRDFGMEGYLRLSYAGTTADAIEGVRRIRWALDETTPKAMTIGQKTVVRDWL
- the coaD gene encoding pantetheine-phosphate adenylyltransferase, translated to MKQTKTGKTTEMSGTARLAIYPGSFDPLTNGHVDIILRGVRIFDRIIIGILHNSEKNPLFTVQERMEMAREVFKDEPKVTVDSFGGLLVDFARDRGAHVIVRGLRAISDFEYEFQMALMNRRLVPDLETVFMMPAESYTYISSRLIREVFALGGPITGLVPEAIEARMRSQR
- the rsmD gene encoding 16S rRNA (guanine(966)-N(2))-methyltransferase RsmD, giving the protein MSLRIIAGSLKGRRIDSPEWEGLRPTSDRLRETLFNILAARVDGALVLDGCAGTGALGIEALSRGASEVVFVESDPRAASLIAANLARCGVSDGYAIIRADLGRVNEPAGSRRFGLILLDPPYAAPDVECLLARAARWLAPDGWLVLEHARRRTVPVHAGDLTCVRAVRSGDSALSFYRHDDAERLPAGTDGHRVDHEADEDGQDD